The proteins below are encoded in one region of Triticum aestivum cultivar Chinese Spring chromosome 1B, IWGSC CS RefSeq v2.1, whole genome shotgun sequence:
- the LOC123085054 gene encoding flavonoid O-methyltransferase-like protein Os11g0303600 has protein sequence MNQTTAMPMVATSKAELLQADAELFCHTFAYVKSMALNSAVKLGIADVLHRCGGAASLPDLLSAVPLHPSKGPYLCRLMNMLAAAGIFTAEDVVPAASAPADGDGAPTTVYHLNTVSRLLVEGSSCMSLCVLLDTTDLFVTASLRLHQWLLSEEEGATMGSPFTMAHGGSLYGVGSRDPEFNVLFNGAMGATSKFIAALAIRERSEVFAGITSLVDVAGGNGTMARTIAEAFPRVKCSVLELPQVIEGIPPDGTVELVAGDMMEFVPPADVVLLKHVLHNWSDEDCVKILTRCRQAISHGAKAGKVIIIDTVVGSTSHEMLEAQVTMDLAMMMLFNGKAREEHNWHKMFMEAGFSHYKIHNVLGMRSLIEVHP, from the exons ATGAATCAGACCACAGCCATGCCCATGGTAGCCACCTCAAAAGCTGAGCTTCTGCAAGCCGATGCCGAGCTCTTTTGCCACACCTTTGCGTACGTCAAGTCCATGGCACTGAACAGTGCCGTGAAGCTTGGAATCGCTGATGTCCTCCACCGCTGCGGTGGCGCCGCCTCCTTGCCCGACCTGCTCTCCGCCGTCCCCCTCCATCCAAGCAAAGGCCCCTACCTATGTCGCCTCATGAACATGCTGGCTGCGGCAGGGATCTTCACGGCCGAGGATGTTGTCCCTGCCGCATCAGCACCAGCCGACGGCGATGGGGCACCAACCACAGTTTACCACCTCAACACAGTTTCTCGTCTGCTGGTGGAAGGCAGCTCATGCATGTCGTTGTGCGTGCTCCTGGACACCACCGACTTGTTCGTGACGGCCTCCTTACGGCTGCACCAGTGGCTCctgagcgaggaggagggagcCACGATGGGTTCGCCGTTCACGATGGCGCATGGTGGGAGCTTGTATGGCGTCGGTAGTCGTGATCCCGAATTCAACGTGTTGTTCAACGGGGCGATGGGTGCCACCAGCAAGTTCATCGCTGCCCTTGCTATCCGTGAACGCAGCGAGGTGTTCGCCGGGATAACGTCGTTGGTCGACGTAGCTGGCGGGAACGGCACCATGGCGAGGACCATCGCTGAGGCTTTCCCACGGGTCAAGTGCTCGGTGTTGGAACTCCCACAGGTGATAGAAGGAATTCCGCCTGATGGCACAGTTGAGCTCGTTGCTGGTGACATGATGGAGTTTGTGCCTCCCGCTGATGTTGTTCTACTTAAG CATGTGCTGCATAACTGGAGCGATGAGGACTGCGTGAAGATCCTCACGCGATGTAGACAGGCCATTTCCCACGGAGCCAAAGCTGGCAAGGTGATAATCATTGATACCGTCGTTGGATCAACCTCACACGAAATGCTTGAAGCCCAGGTCACCATGGATTTGGCCATGATGATGTTATTTAATGGTAAAGCAAGGGAGGAGCACAACTGGCACAAGATGTTCATGGAAGCCGGATTTAGTCACTACAAAATTCACAACGTCTTGGGAATGCGGTCCCTCATCGAAGTCCACCCGTAG
- the LOC123076094 gene encoding 3-isopropylmalate dehydrogenase, chloroplastic-like, with the protein MEATAFRISITCRQTRPRHATATFRRSAAAWSYNITLLPGDGIGPEVVGVAKDVLSAAGAKEGVELRFREMLMGGAALDAVGVSLPDETLAAARASDAILLGAIGGYKWDSNEKHLKPETGLLNIRAGLGVFANLRPATVLPQDISLLLVDASTLKKEVAEGVDIMVVRELTGGIYFGQPRGFGTNDEGEEIGFNTEIYSVSEAPNAPHLLHL; encoded by the exons ATGGAGGCG ACGGCCTTCCGCATCTCCATCACCTGTCGCCAAACGCGGCCGCGACATGCGACGGCGACCTTCCGGCGCTCGGCCGCGGCCTGGAGCTACAACATTACGCTCCTCCCGGGCGACGGCATCGGGCCGGAGGTGGTCGGCGTCGCCAAGgacgtcctctccgccgccggcgccAAGGAAG GCGTGGAGCTCCGCTTCCGGGAGATGCTGATGGGTGGCGCGGCGCTGGACGCCGTCGGGGTGTCGCTCCCCGACGAGACGCTCGCGGCGGCGCGGGCCTCCGACGCCATCCTTCTCGGCGCGATAGGAGG GTATAAGTGGGACAGCAATGAGAAGCATCTCAAGCCTGAGACCGGGCTGCTCAACATCCGTGCCGGGCTCGGCGTGTTCGCCAATCTGCGGCCAGCCACGGTGTTGCCGCAGGATATATCCCTACTT TTAGTAGATGCATCTACTTTGAAGAAAGAGGTGGCTGAAGGAGTGGACATCATGGTTGTTAGAGAGCTTACTGGAG GGATTTACTTCGGACAACCTAGGGGTTTTGGTACCAATGACGAGGGAGAGGAAATTGGCTTCAACACTGAAATATATTCAGTTTCTGAG GCTCCAAATGCGCCCCATTTACTTCACCTCTAG
- the LOC123104469 gene encoding chalcone synthase 2, with the protein MMVLADRSTLEEVRRAQRAEGLATVLAIGTAVPANCVYQATYPDYYFRVTKSEHLSDLKEKFERMCEKSTIRKRHMHLTEEILKKNPSLCSHMEPSLDTRHDIVVVEVPKLGKEAAERAIKEWGQPLSKITHVVFCTTSGVDMPGADYQLTRLLGLSPTVKRLMMYQQGCFGGATVLRMAKDIAENNRGARVLVVCSEITAMAFRGPSKSHLDSLVGHALFGDGAAAAIIGADPDEPFEKPLFQLVSASQTILPGSEDAINGHLTEAGLTIHLLKDVPGLISENIEQALEDAFKPLGIHNWNSIFWIAHPGGPAILDMVEEKVGLDKERMRASREVLSEYGNMSSACVLFVLDVMRKTSSQDGQATTGEGKEWGVLFGFGPGLTVETLVLYSVPITATA; encoded by the exons ATGATGGTCTTAGCTGACAGAAGCACA TTGGAGGAAGTGCGAAGGGCACAGCGGGCGGAGGGTCTGGCGACCGTGCTCGCAATCGGCACGGCCGTCCCGGCCAACTGCGTGTACCAGGCCACCTACCCGGACTACTACTTCAGGGTCACCAAAAGCGAGCACCTTTCGGACCTCAAGGAGAAGTTCGAGAGGATGTGCGAGAAGTCCACGATCAGGAAGAGGCACATGCACCTCACCGAGGAGATCCTCAAAAAGAACCCCAGCCTCTGCTCCCACATGGAGCCGTCGCTCGACACGCGCCACGACATTGTCGTCGTCGAGGTCCCCAAGCTCGGGAAAGAGGCGGCAGAGAGGGCCATCAAGGAGTGGGGCCAGCCGCTGTCGAAGATCACCCACGTCGTCTTCTGCACCACCTCCGGCGTGGACATGCCGGGCGCCGACTACCAGCTGACCAGGCTTCTCGGCCTTTCGCCTACCGTCAAACGCCTCATGATGTACCAGCAAGGCTGCTTCGGCGGTGCCACCGTGCTCCGCATGGCCAAAGACATCGCCGAGAACAACCGCGGCGCACGCGTGCTGGTGGTCTGCTCGGAGATCACCGCCATGGCATTCCGTGGCCCCTCCAAGTCCCATTTGGATTCGCTGGTCGGACATGCGCTCTTTGGCGATGGCGCGGCCGCTGCCATCATTGGTGCCGACCCCGACGAGCCCTTCGAGAAGCCACTCTTCCAGCTGGTATCAGCGAGCCAGACCATCCTGCCCGGCTCCGAGGATGCCATCAACGGCCACCTTACAGAGGCAGGGCTCACCATCCACCTTCTGAAGGACGTGCCCGGGCTCATCTCCGAGAACATCGAGCAAGCGCTCGAGGACGCCTTCAAGCCTCTTGGCATCCACAACTGGAACTCCATCTTCTGGATTGCACACCCAGGCGGGCCGGCGATCCTGGACATGGTTGAGGAGAAAGTTGGCCTTGATAAGGAACGCATGCGCGCCAGCCGAGAGGTCTTGTCGGAGTACGGCAACATGTCCAGCGCATGTGTCCTCTTCGTCCTCGACGTGATGCGTAAGACCTCTTCCCAGGATGGCCAAGCAACCACTGGAGAGGGTAAGGAGTGGGGTGTCCTCTTTGGCTTCGGCCCCGGCCTCACCGTCGAGACACTCGTCCTCTACAGCGTCCCGATCACAGCCACTGCATGA